A region from the Spirochaetae bacterium HGW-Spirochaetae-1 genome encodes:
- a CDS encoding molybdopterin oxidoreductase, with the protein MKTSNSKMKRRWGMAIDLDKCNGCGQCSISCAQENNMPIFEDDSDVPKRVSFLDLMKVTNDRDASYPDVKVAFIPKMCQQCEGNDPHNPTPPCVSVCPAVATDVGDDGVVSQIWSRCIGCRYCQTACPYEARAFNWWKPKYESTFKKSLNTDVSIASRGTIVKCTFCSHIWKRERDKAAANGELDINAVTYSPACVTSCPTGAMVFGDLNDPASEISMLSRDKRAFRLVHTIDEKSPEEQKKLMKIKNYPNPKVYYLSSQKWIRDMMRFNSGK; encoded by the coding sequence ATGAAAACAAGCAACTCCAAGATGAAAAGAAGATGGGGGATGGCCATAGACCTTGATAAATGCAACGGTTGCGGGCAGTGCTCCATCTCCTGTGCACAGGAAAACAATATGCCTATTTTCGAAGATGATTCCGATGTTCCCAAAAGGGTGTCTTTCCTTGATCTGATGAAAGTAACCAATGACAGGGACGCGAGTTATCCCGACGTAAAAGTGGCATTTATTCCGAAAATGTGCCAGCAGTGTGAAGGCAACGACCCTCACAATCCCACACCTCCCTGCGTTTCGGTTTGCCCCGCAGTGGCAACGGACGTAGGAGACGACGGAGTGGTGAGCCAGATATGGTCACGCTGCATCGGCTGCCGGTACTGCCAGACAGCCTGTCCTTACGAGGCCAGGGCCTTCAACTGGTGGAAGCCAAAATACGAATCAACTTTTAAAAAATCCCTCAATACCGATGTATCCATCGCATCAAGGGGAACAATTGTTAAATGCACCTTCTGCAGTCACATCTGGAAACGTGAACGCGACAAGGCGGCGGCTAACGGCGAACTGGATATCAATGCCGTTACCTACTCGCCGGCATGTGTGACATCATGTCCCACGGGTGCCATGGTTTTCGGCGATCTCAATGATCCCGCATCGGAAATATCCATGCTTTCCAGGGATAAGAGGGCTTTCAGGCTCGTACACACCATAGATGAAAAGTCACCGGAAGAGCAGAAGAAGTTAATGAAAATCAAAAACTATCCGAATCCCAAAGTTTACTATCTCAGCAGTCAGAAGTGGATCCGCGATATGATGCGGTTTAACTCAGGTAAATAA